A section of the Schistosoma haematobium chromosome ZW, whole genome shotgun sequence genome encodes:
- the RFC2_1 gene encoding Subunit of heteropentameric Replication factor C (RF-C), variant 3 (EggNog:ENOG410V84Q~COG:L): MEVFMSKHDEPPAIPGKLTVNTTSRQPPLLGVSSDYDIWKIRVMTCLRRVPTSEHFDYLLSYLDDEAAKRATANGFTACNSPSQNWKILDECFSLKVDTQQSAIQFLSRHQKPHESPIDYLHSLQQIATQAFPSLDILGREEITRSRFIEGLLPGALREHLLRVPPADTADLKRTALRFLTAERLSVPLETYRPTVMTIDEATEPNRQDSFQSAAAIREFPDRNSRRGQPTSTWNGRSSRDNYRDQQTECFYCRRFGKNAKKCGHNRVKNRGQQKVNVLEEEEQSLRKLTLLDDE, from the exons ATGGAGGTGTTTATGTCAAAACATGATGAACCCCCAGCCATCCCCGGCAAGTTAACAGTCAACACAACCTCTCGCCAACCGCCACTGTTAGGCGTCTCATCAGACTATGACATCTGGAAAATTAGAGTAATGACGTGCCTACGTCGAGTTCCAACTTCGGAACACTTCGACTACCTTCTGTCCTACTTAGATGACGAAGCAGCGAAACGAGCGACAGCTAACGGCTTTACTGCGTGCaattcaccatctcaaaattgGAAGATTTTAGATGAATGTTTTTCGTTGAAGGTGGATACCCAGCAGTCAGCCATCCAATTTTTGTCTCGCCACCAGAAACCTCATGAAAGCCCCATCGACTATCTTCACTCATTACAGCAGATAGCAACTCAGGCATTCCCTAGCCTGGACATCTTGGGGCGAGAAGAAATTACACGCTCCCGTTTTATTGAAGGACTGCTGCCAGGTGCACTGCGAGAACATCTACTTCGAGTGCCACCGGCTGACACAGCCGACTTGAAACGAACGGCACTTCGATTTTTGACTGCTGAAAGACTGTCAGTTCCATTGGAGACCTATCGACCAACCGTGATGACTATCGATGAAGCCACCGAACCCAATCGACAAGATAGCTTTCAAAGTGCCGCGGCTATTAGAGAGTTCCCTGACCGGAATAGTAGACGAGGGCAGCCGACTTCCACATGGAACGGACGGTCGtcaagggacaactatcgagACCAGCAAACAGAATGCTTCTACTGCAGACGTTTCGGCAAAAATGCCAAGAAATGTGGGCATAACCGCGTGAAAAACAGAG GACAACAGAAAGTGAACgtattagaagaagaagaacaaagcTTGCGCAAACTAACCCTGCTGGATGAtgagtaa
- the RFC2_1 gene encoding Subunit of heteropentameric Replication factor C (RF-C) (EggNog:ENOG410VAY8~COG:K), with protein sequence MEVFMSKHDEPPAIPGKLTVNTTSRQPPLLGVSSDYDIWKIRVMTCLRRVPTSEHFDYLLSYLDDEAAKRATANGFTACNSPSQNWKILDECFSLKVDTQQSAIQFLSRHQKPHESPIDYLHSLQQIATQAFPSLDILGREEITRSRFIEGLLPGALREHLLRVPPADTADLKRTALRFLTAERLSVPLETYRPTVMTIDEATEPNRQDSFQSAAAIREFPDRNSRRGQPTSTWNGRSSRDNYRDQQTECFYCRRFGKNAKKCGHNRVKNRGKQCRLHISSCYVKHLCPVTIRGRVQSTEINILLDTGASVSLIKENLLQKLNHSTQRKQCSSTLITASGEPLKACSKIGLELTIDKKPFQHEFWVCPTLTWDMILGVDFMLKYQVSIHMNKSEASIGVVVQIQHHEIPTKSVAQVGISEIVRQVQDNKIISEKDRRATTDVLQQFSSVFSENISGNRTTTVQHSILTGDHMPLRQPPRRVPVHYQPQLESMIKDMLEKKIIVPSSSPWASPIVLVKKKDSSLRLCVDYRRLNAITKRDSFPLPRIDATLDAMKGARWFSTLDLASGYWQVEVRPQDRKKTAFTVPNGLYEFQVMPFGLTNAPATFQRLMQTVLHGLVPHQCLIYLDDIIVYGRTPEQHNANLKAVLQRIKQHNLKVKPSKCRLLQKEVLFLGHRITEDGVATDQGKTSAITNWPQPKSAEDVRSFLGLASYYRRFVRDFASLAAPLHRLTHKGRTFLWTTECQQAFSTLKSCLAAPPILAFPDTSAKAGEFILDTDASSSAIGAVLSQIALDGQERVIAYASRRLDKRETRYSTTRREMLALVKFSQHFRHYLLGRPFRVRTDHRALQWLRSFREPEGQVARWQERLQEFDFTCEYRPGSRHTNADSLSRIPYSPDTISAVLSTASEIDWPSLQAADPDLRFIYQRQLRGNNKPSMTELKDHSLATRRLCVKWGSLRLYEDTLFIVSESKQPLLIVPRIQVQNIMEQVHRELGHSGRRKTEHAICRRFWWPSIHEDVAEFCKNCSTCYAIKSPRQIPRAPLVPMTTEGLHQRVGIDIMGPFTTSKNGNRYLLVMVDYFSKWCEAVPIPQQDALTVTRAFIDHWVSRYGAPLSLHSDQGSAFESHLVAQVCRLLGIRKTHYRISSRR encoded by the coding sequence ATGGAGGTGTTTATGTCAAAACATGATGAACCCCCAGCCATCCCCGGCAAGTTAACAGTCAACACAACCTCTCGCCAACCGCCACTGTTAGGCGTCTCATCAGACTATGACATCTGGAAAATTAGAGTAATGACGTGCCTACGTCGAGTTCCAACTTCGGAACACTTCGACTACCTTCTGTCCTACTTAGATGACGAAGCAGCGAAACGAGCGACAGCTAACGGCTTTACTGCGTGCaattcaccatctcaaaattgGAAGATTTTAGATGAATGTTTTTCGTTGAAGGTGGATACCCAGCAGTCAGCCATCCAATTTTTGTCTCGCCACCAGAAACCTCATGAAAGCCCCATCGACTATCTTCACTCATTACAGCAGATAGCAACTCAGGCATTCCCTAGCCTGGACATCTTGGGGCGAGAAGAAATTACACGCTCCCGTTTTATTGAAGGACTGCTGCCAGGTGCACTGCGAGAACATCTACTTCGAGTGCCACCGGCTGACACAGCCGACTTGAAACGAACGGCACTTCGATTTTTGACTGCTGAAAGACTGTCAGTTCCATTGGAGACCTATCGACCAACCGTGATGACTATCGATGAAGCCACCGAACCCAATCGACAAGATAGCTTTCAAAGTGCCGCGGCTATTAGAGAGTTCCCTGACCGGAATAGTAGACGAGGGCAGCCGACTTCCACATGGAACGGACGGTCGtcaagggacaactatcgagACCAGCAAACAGAATGCTTCTACTGCAGACGTTTCGGCAAAAATGCCAAGAAATGTGGGCATAACCGCGTGAAAAACAGAGGTAAGCAGTGTCGTTTGCATATATCGTCTTGCTATGTTAAACATTTGTGCCCTGTTACTATTAGGGGTAGAGTGCAAAGTACTGAGATTAATATACTATTAGATACAGGAGCTTCAGTATCCTTGATCAAGgaaaacctcttgcagaaacttAACCACAGCACTCAGCGTAAACAATGCTCTTCTACCTTAATTACCGCGAGCGGAGAACCCTTGAAAGCGTGTTCTAAGATAGGGTTAGAGCTAACGATTGACAAGAAGCCTTTTCAACATGAATTCTGGGTTTGCCCCACACTGACTTGGGACATGATTCTCGGGGTCGACTTCATGTTAAAATACCAGGTCTCTATACACATGAATAAGTCAGAAGCGAGTATTGGTGTTGTCGTGCAAATACAACACCATGAAATACCAACTAAGTCCGTAGCCCAGGTGGGAATTTCAGAAATTGTACGTCAGGTACAGgataacaaaataataagtgaaaaagaCCGTCGAGCAACCACTGATGTACTCCAACAATTTAGTTCCGTTTTCTCTGAGAATATCTCTGGAAATCGGACGACCACTGTACAGCACTCCATCCTCACAGGTGATCACATGCCACTACGTCAACCACCTCGCCGAGTACCAGTACATTACCAGCCTCAACTAGAATCAATGATAAAAGATATGCTAGAGAAAAAGATCATTGTACCATCTTCATCACCATGGGCATCGCCTATCGTTTTAGTGAAAAAGAAGGACTCTTCCCTACGACTATGCGTAGACTACCGCCGCCTTAACGCTATAACTAAACGTGATTCTTTCCCACTTCCACGTATAGACGCTACATTAGATGCCATGAAAGGCGCTCGTTGGTTCTCGACTTTAGACTTAGCATCAGGGTATTGGCAAGTGGAAGTTCGACCTCAAGATAGAAAAAAGACTGCATTCACAGTACCCAATGGTCTATATGAATTCCAAGTGATGCCGTTTGGGCTAACTAATGCCCCAGCCACTTTCCAACGATTAATGCAGACAGTTCTACACGGTCTCGTACCACACCAGTGTTTAATTTACCTTGACGATATTATTGTGTATGGCAGAACGCCGGAACAGCATAATGCCAATTTGAAGGCAGTCCTACAACGAATTAAGCAGCATAACCTAAAAGTTAAACCATCTAAATGTCGACTATTGCAAAAAGAAGTGCTCTTTTTAGGGCATCGCATTACAGAAGATGGAGTAGCAACAGATCAGGGAAAAACGAGCGCCATTACTAACTGGCCACAACCGAAATCTGCCGAGGATGTTCGCAGCTTCCTGGGACTCGCTTCATATTATAGACGTTTCGTACGCGATTTCGCATCCCTAGCAGCACCTCTACATCGCCTGACGCACAAAGGACGAACATTTTTGTGGACCACAGAATGTCAACAAGCATTTAGCACTTTGAAGTCGTGTCTTGCTGCTCCACCCATACTAGCTTTTCCGGACACTTCTGCTAAAGCGGGTGAGTTTATACTCGATACAGATGCTAGTTCATCAGCTATTGGAGCAGTCCTGTCTCAAATAGCACTAGATGGACAGGAGCGGGTCATTGCGTACGCTAGTCGGCGGTTAGATAAGAGggagacaaggtattctacgACGCGCCGAGAGATGCTGGCTTTGGTAAAATTTTCGCAACATTTTCGTCACTATCTCTTAGGACGACCCTTTCGTGTACGCACAGACCACCGTGCACTACAGTGGCTTCGTTCGTTCCGTGAACCAGAAGGTCAGGTAGCGCGCTGGCAGGAGAGGTTGCAGGAGTTTGATTTTACTTGTGAATACCGCCCCGGAAGCCGACACACAAACGCTGATTCTCTATCTCGTATACCTTATTCTCCTGATACCATTAGTGCCGTCCTTAGCACAGCCTCCGAGATCGACTGGCCGTCTCTTCAAGCAGCAGACCCAGATCTGCGATTTATTTATCAGAGGCAACTACGTGGCAATAATAAACCATCTATGACAGAGTTAAAGGATCATTCCTTGGCGACGCGCCGTCTTTGTGTCAAGTGGGGCAGTCTAAGATTGTATGAAGACACGCTGTTTATAGTCAGTGAATCAAAACAACCACTGTTGATAGTACCACGTATACAAGTTCAGAATATTATGGAGCAGGTACATCGAGAACTGGGGCACTCAGGAAGACGGAAGACTGAACATGCTATCTGCCGAAGGTTTTGGTGGCCATCCATCCACGAAGACGTTGCGGAATTCTGCAAAAATTGTAGCACGTGCTATGCTATCAAGTCACCCCGACAAATACCCCGCGCACCCTTAGTTCCAATGACGACAGAAGGTCTGCATCAGCGAGTTGGCATCGATATTATGGGGCCATTCACAACGTCAAAGAACGGAAACCGTTATTTACTGGTTATGGTAGACTATTTCAGCAAATGGTGTGAAGCTGTGCCTATACCACAACAAGATGCCCTCACAGTCACTCGGGCTTTCATTGATCATTGGGTATCCCGGTACGGCGCTCCCCTCTCACTCCATTCTGACCAAGGTTCAGCTTTTGAAAGTCATCTCGTCGCCCAGGTATGTCGATTATTGGGAATCCGGAAAACACACTACCGCATATCATCCAGAAGGTAA